Proteins from a single region of Procambarus clarkii isolate CNS0578487 chromosome 32, FALCON_Pclarkii_2.0, whole genome shotgun sequence:
- the LOC123759420 gene encoding chloride intracellular channel exl-1 has protein sequence MGSVGQPPVVVGATAAAREEVTVYIKAGVDGERMGACPFCQRVFMVLLIKSQHNLLRFKVITVNPAKPPPEFKALGLKHVPALIQGDDGYDALDDIIQYIDTKFPGGGLEYNSPDADLATKDFFSKFCFYIKAVNQDPSKLDQALEKLNNFLEKCTLITNGVTNGDTNHQHNGDEEDNHQEAPVQYMCGNHLTHLDCEVLPKLQHLRVAAKALKDYDIPTNLRGFWRYLHAAYTHPVFVKTCPCDQEIILHWHDRPETPKLSHKKHSVIAKEKPKYSFDVPVRASVVTIIDE, from the exons ATGGGGAGCGTAGGCcagccaccagtggtggtgggagcCACTGCAGCAGCTCGGGAGGAAGTTACTGTCTACATCAAAGCAGGTGTCGACGGAGAAAGGATGGGAGCATGTCCCTTTTGCCAGAGAGTCTTCATGGTCCTCCTCATCAAGTCACAACATAACCTCCTCAGATTCAAA GTAATCACGGTTAATCCAGCCAAGCCTCCTCCCGAGTTTAAAGCCCTAGGCCTCAAGCATGTCCCAGCTCTCATCCAAGGAGATGATGGATACGATGCTCTCGATGATATTATTCAATATATCGACACAAA GTTTCCTGGAGGAGGACTCGAGTACAACAGTCCTGATGCTGACCTTGCCACTAAAGACTTCTTCTCCAAGTTCTGCTTCTACATCAAGGCAGTAAATCAAGATCCTTCTAAACTAGATCAGGCTCTAGAGAAGCTTAACAATTTTTTAGAGAAATGTACATTAATCACTAATGGTGTAACCAATGGAGACACAAATCACCAG CACAATGGAGATGAGGAAGATAATCACCAGGAAGCTCCCGTACAATACATGTGTGGTAACCATCTAACACATCTCGACTGCGAGGTTCTCCCAAAACTCCAACATCTCCGAGTAGCTGCAAAAGCTTTAAAGGATTATGATATCCCAACAAATCTTCGAGGTTTTTGGAG GTATCTACATGCAGCATATACTCACCCAGTATTTGTGAAAACCTGCCCATGTGATCAAGAAATAATTCTCCATTGGCATGACCGACCAGAGACGCCAAAACTATCACATAAAAAGCATTCAGTCATCGCTAAAGAGAAGCCAAAGTATTCGTTTGATGTACCTGTCCGTGCTTCAGTGGTAACAATAATAGATGAATAA